Proteins encoded within one genomic window of Lysinibacillus louembei:
- the moaC gene encoding cyclic pyranopterin monophosphate synthase MoaC, which produces MNNFTHWNEQGRPKMVDISTKDVTQRTAIAHSIITLSDELYQAIQQGHIKKGDPTQVAQIAGIMAAKKTSDIIPMCHPIMLQGTDFQFTYQQGTSGYELHIEATVKCNGKTGVEMEALTAVSVAALTFYDMCKAVDKSMVIKETYLVQKTGGKSGTYMRD; this is translated from the coding sequence ATGAACAATTTTACCCATTGGAATGAGCAAGGTCGTCCAAAGATGGTCGATATTTCGACAAAGGACGTGACACAGCGCACAGCTATCGCACATAGTATCATCACGTTATCAGATGAATTGTATCAAGCCATTCAGCAAGGTCACATTAAAAAAGGTGACCCAACACAAGTTGCACAAATTGCGGGTATTATGGCTGCTAAAAAAACATCGGATATTATTCCAATGTGCCATCCAATTATGCTGCAAGGTACTGATTTCCAATTCACGTATCAACAAGGCACTTCAGGCTATGAGCTACATATCGAAGCAACTGTCAAATGCAATGGCAAAACAGGTGTAGAAATGGAAGCATTAACAGCTGTTTCGGTTGCCGCACTAACGTTTTACGATATGTGCAAAGCTGTTGACAAATCGATGGTTATTAAAGAAACCTATCTTGTACAGAAAACCGGTGGCAAAAGCGGCACATATATGCGTGACTAA